The sequence GCCCGCAGAGGTGCCGCCGATTCTGAGGCCTCTTCGCCCATTCGAAGCTCGAACGTGCCGGTCGCCGCAGCGTCGGACAACCTATCCTCCATCTGTAGTTTCTACGGGAGGCGCTCTCACGCGTCCGGTCCAGGAGGTAAGCGATGAGAGATTCATGGGTCGTCGTACTCTCGGTGGCGTTCGCCGCGTGCGGCACCGGCACGGAGGTTGCCGCGGGTCCGCAGGTGGTGACCGAAACAATCGGCGACACGGTCGTCGTTCGCACACTGTCGGGGAGCGCGTGGGGCGGGGACGCGACGCTCGTTCCGGAGCTGTCGATCGGCGAGGTGGAAGGCCGCGACGAATACCTCTTCGGCCGCATCGGGTCCATCGCGGTGGATGACGACCGCAACGTCTACGTGTTCGACCAGCAGGCCCGGGAAGTCCGCGTATTCGACCCGGCGGGCGGCTACATGCGGACTCTGGGAGGACCCGGGCAGGGCCCCGGCGAGTTACAGCAGCCCGAGGCGATGGCCCTGCTTCCCGACCGGCGGGTCGTCGTGCGCGATCCGGGCAATGCGCGCCTGCAGGTTTATGGTCCCGATGAGGAGTCCCTTGAGGAGTGGCCCTATGTCCCGGCCTTCTATTCGAACCGTCCGCTGTGGACGGATGACCGGGGGAGGACGTACGTGGCCGCCCGCGACCTGTCCGATGCGACCGGTTTCCGTCGCGGCCTGCTGGCCGTCTTCGACCCCGATGGAACGCCCCGCGACACGGTGGCGCCGCCGCACGGCGACTTCGAGGCCGAAACCGTCACGGGAGAAAGGGACGGCGCCATGGCGACGTACGGAGTCCCATTCGCGCCGCGGGCGATCTGGGTGGTCCACCCCGGCGGACACTTCGCCAGCGGAATCTCGTCAGACTATGCCATCGACCTGGGGCTTCCGGATGGAGCCCTCCGCATCGAGCGAACGCACGAGCCCGCTCGTGTCTTCCCGCGCGAGGCGGATCAGGCCCGCGCCCAGACCGAGCGCGGCATTGGCATGACCGTCCCGGGCTGGACGTGGGATGGGCCGTCCATCCCGGACACGAAACCGCCTTTCACGGGGCTTTACCCCGGACGGGACGGC is a genomic window of Candidatus Palauibacter soopunensis containing:
- a CDS encoding 6-bladed beta-propeller, which encodes MRDSWVVVLSVAFAACGTGTEVAAGPQVVTETIGDTVVVRTLSGSAWGGDATLVPELSIGEVEGRDEYLFGRIGSIAVDDDRNVYVFDQQAREVRVFDPAGGYMRTLGGPGQGPGELQQPEAMALLPDRRVVVRDPGNARLQVYGPDEESLEEWPYVPAFYSNRPLWTDDRGRTYVAARDLSDATGFRRGLLAVFDPDGTPRDTVAPPHGDFEAETVTGERDGAMATYGVPFAPRAIWVVHPGGHFASGISSDYAIDLGLPDGALRIERTHEPARVFPREADQARAQTERGIGMTVPGWTWDGPSIPDTKPPFTGLYPGRDGRIWVRVATEAQEVENEDHDPDSPLSTPFVWRSPLRFDVFEVDGTYLGAVNPPEDFTSNPFPVFDGDDVWAVSRDDLGIQRVVRYRITLAPGP